The following are encoded in a window of Oncorhynchus mykiss isolate Arlee chromosome 31, USDA_OmykA_1.1, whole genome shotgun sequence genomic DNA:
- the LOC110505098 gene encoding AP-1 complex-associated regulatory protein isoform X1 translates to MGNCWAYCSGIFRREANRIKRGGGSKYFRSSTAGEHYTIEFENLVESDEAESPQSCPRPIREDEILHLKEHRYAAISNQQTLIDEKLQAELLAQEEKLRLEEEARNAAQREAARLARVRKIKEHQLAQRTKGKAEVKGGSTHLKKHGSGEDFDVYLQNVKATSEAFRSSRLSSETNVITPNTESSWDFNTKTRSTNDDGTSLDLEWEDEEGMNRTVTAWERSKTEEDILRAALQPGDKQATSGPASASEDSNALEWENDFVSAHAEENAEDSEYECFVNPIMDMDTPSEETPPLDITAPESEER, encoded by the exons ATGGGGAACTGTTGGGCTTATTGTTCTGGGATCTTCAGAAGAGAAGCGAACAGGATAAAACGAGGAGGCGG GTCAAAATACTTCAGAAGCAGTACTGCTGGGGAACATTACACAATAGAG TTTGAAAACCTCGTTGAGAGTGACGAG GCAGAGAGTCCACAAAGCTGTCCCAG GCCTATCAGAGAAGATGAGATCCTCCACCTCAAAGAGCACCGCTATGCTGCAATTTCCAATCAGCAGACCTTGATAGACGAGAAGCTGCAAGCAGAG TTATTGGCACAAGAGGAGAAGTTAAGGCTAGAAGAGGAGGCTAGAAATGCTGCCCAGCGTGAGGCTGCCAGGCTGGCACGTGTTCGAAAGATAAAGGAG CACCAGCTTGCACAACGGACAAAAGGCAAGGCGGAAGTCAAAGGTGGCTCAACCCATTTGAAAAA GCATGGCTCTGGTGAAGACTTTGATGTCTACCTACAGAATGTGAAAGCCACGTCGGAAGCCTTCAGGAGCAGCA GGTTGTCTTCTGAGACTAACGTGATCACTCCCAACACCGAGAGCAGCTGGGACTTCAACACCAAGACCCGCTCCACCAATGACGACGGAACCTCACTGGACCTGGAGTGGGAGGACGAGGAAG GGATGAACCGGACGGTCACAGCGTGGGAGAGGTCTAAAACGGAGGAGGACATACTCCGAGCGGCACTCCAGCCAGGCGATAAGCAGGCGACCAGTGGTCCGGCCTCCGCTTCGGAGGACTCCAACGCCCTGGAGTGGGAGAACGACTTTGTGAGCGCGCACGCTGAGGAGAACGCAGAGGATTCTGAATACGAGTGCTTTGTCAACCCCATCATGGATATGGACACCCCATCTGAGGAAACACCACCGCTAGATATTACGGCACCGGAGTCTGAGGAGAGATAG
- the LOC110505098 gene encoding AP-1 complex-associated regulatory protein isoform X3, which produces MGNCWAYCSGIFRREANRIKRGGGSKYFRSSTAGEHYTIEFENLVESDEAESPQSCPRPIREDEILHLKEHRYAAISNQQTLIDEKLQAEHQLAQRTKGKAEVKGGSTHLKKHGSGEDFDVYLQNVKATSEAFRSSRLSSETNVITPNTESSWDFNTKTRSTNDDGTSLDLEWEDEEGMNRTVTAWERSKTEEDILRAALQPGDKQATSGPASASEDSNALEWENDFVSAHAEENAEDSEYECFVNPIMDMDTPSEETPPLDITAPESEER; this is translated from the exons ATGGGGAACTGTTGGGCTTATTGTTCTGGGATCTTCAGAAGAGAAGCGAACAGGATAAAACGAGGAGGCGG GTCAAAATACTTCAGAAGCAGTACTGCTGGGGAACATTACACAATAGAG TTTGAAAACCTCGTTGAGAGTGACGAG GCAGAGAGTCCACAAAGCTGTCCCAG GCCTATCAGAGAAGATGAGATCCTCCACCTCAAAGAGCACCGCTATGCTGCAATTTCCAATCAGCAGACCTTGATAGACGAGAAGCTGCAAGCAGAG CACCAGCTTGCACAACGGACAAAAGGCAAGGCGGAAGTCAAAGGTGGCTCAACCCATTTGAAAAA GCATGGCTCTGGTGAAGACTTTGATGTCTACCTACAGAATGTGAAAGCCACGTCGGAAGCCTTCAGGAGCAGCA GGTTGTCTTCTGAGACTAACGTGATCACTCCCAACACCGAGAGCAGCTGGGACTTCAACACCAAGACCCGCTCCACCAATGACGACGGAACCTCACTGGACCTGGAGTGGGAGGACGAGGAAG GGATGAACCGGACGGTCACAGCGTGGGAGAGGTCTAAAACGGAGGAGGACATACTCCGAGCGGCACTCCAGCCAGGCGATAAGCAGGCGACCAGTGGTCCGGCCTCCGCTTCGGAGGACTCCAACGCCCTGGAGTGGGAGAACGACTTTGTGAGCGCGCACGCTGAGGAGAACGCAGAGGATTCTGAATACGAGTGCTTTGTCAACCCCATCATGGATATGGACACCCCATCTGAGGAAACACCACCGCTAGATATTACGGCACCGGAGTCTGAGGAGAGATAG
- the LOC110505098 gene encoding AP-1 complex-associated regulatory protein isoform X2, with amino-acid sequence MGNCWAYCSGIFRREANRIKRGGGSKYFRSSTAGEHYTIEFENLVESDEAESPQSCPRPIREDEILHLKEHRYAAISNQQTLIDEKLQAELLAQEEKLRLEEEARNAAQREAARLARVRKIKELAQRTKGKAEVKGGSTHLKKHGSGEDFDVYLQNVKATSEAFRSSRLSSETNVITPNTESSWDFNTKTRSTNDDGTSLDLEWEDEEGMNRTVTAWERSKTEEDILRAALQPGDKQATSGPASASEDSNALEWENDFVSAHAEENAEDSEYECFVNPIMDMDTPSEETPPLDITAPESEER; translated from the exons ATGGGGAACTGTTGGGCTTATTGTTCTGGGATCTTCAGAAGAGAAGCGAACAGGATAAAACGAGGAGGCGG GTCAAAATACTTCAGAAGCAGTACTGCTGGGGAACATTACACAATAGAG TTTGAAAACCTCGTTGAGAGTGACGAG GCAGAGAGTCCACAAAGCTGTCCCAG GCCTATCAGAGAAGATGAGATCCTCCACCTCAAAGAGCACCGCTATGCTGCAATTTCCAATCAGCAGACCTTGATAGACGAGAAGCTGCAAGCAGAG TTATTGGCACAAGAGGAGAAGTTAAGGCTAGAAGAGGAGGCTAGAAATGCTGCCCAGCGTGAGGCTGCCAGGCTGGCACGTGTTCGAAAGATAAAGGAG CTTGCACAACGGACAAAAGGCAAGGCGGAAGTCAAAGGTGGCTCAACCCATTTGAAAAA GCATGGCTCTGGTGAAGACTTTGATGTCTACCTACAGAATGTGAAAGCCACGTCGGAAGCCTTCAGGAGCAGCA GGTTGTCTTCTGAGACTAACGTGATCACTCCCAACACCGAGAGCAGCTGGGACTTCAACACCAAGACCCGCTCCACCAATGACGACGGAACCTCACTGGACCTGGAGTGGGAGGACGAGGAAG GGATGAACCGGACGGTCACAGCGTGGGAGAGGTCTAAAACGGAGGAGGACATACTCCGAGCGGCACTCCAGCCAGGCGATAAGCAGGCGACCAGTGGTCCGGCCTCCGCTTCGGAGGACTCCAACGCCCTGGAGTGGGAGAACGACTTTGTGAGCGCGCACGCTGAGGAGAACGCAGAGGATTCTGAATACGAGTGCTTTGTCAACCCCATCATGGATATGGACACCCCATCTGAGGAAACACCACCGCTAGATATTACGGCACCGGAGTCTGAGGAGAGATAG